In Odontesthes bonariensis isolate fOdoBon6 chromosome 6, fOdoBon6.hap1, whole genome shotgun sequence, one genomic interval encodes:
- the fem1c gene encoding protein fem-1 homolog C, translating into MDLKTAVFNAARDGKLRLLQKLLENKDGHEVTKLMGEKTNGATPLLMAARYGHLDLVEYLLECCSAPVEVGGSVNFDGETIEGAPPLWAASAAGHLKVVQSLLGHGASVNSTTLTNSTPLRAACFDGHLDIVKYLVEHKADLEVANRHGHTCLMISCYKGHKEIAQYLLEKGADVNRKSVKGNTALHDCAESGSLEIMRMLLQYGATMEQDGYGMTPLLSASVTGHTNIVDYLTTHQQTSPTERIDALELLGATFVDKKRDLLGALKYWKRAMDLRYVDSNNIVHKPEPKQLIMAYDYAREVTNGEELDGLISDPDEMRMQALLIRERILGPQHPDTSYYIRYRGAVYADSGNFERCINLWKYALDMQQNNLDPLSPMTASSLLSFAELFSFMLQDRAKGLLGTSVSFEDLMGILTKSVLEIERAVKQSGPMPPDPAQLSKALSIILHLICLLEKVPCTSEQDHFKKETIYRFLKLQPCGKNGYSPLHLAVDRNTTCVGRYPVCKFPSLTVASILLECGADVNSRDEDDNSPLHIAASNGHPDIMNLLISCGTHFDSTNAFKQTACDLLDEKELARNVIQPINHTTLQCLAARAIIKHNLDYRGNIPEKLEAFVLLHR; encoded by the exons ATGGATTTAAAGACGGCCGTGTTCAACGCAGCCAGGGACGGTAAGCTCCGTTTGCTTCAGAAACTGTTGGAGAACAAAGATGGACACGAGGTGACCAAGCTGATGGGCGAGAAGACAAACGGGGCCACGCCGCTGCTGATGGCCGCCCGGTACGGACACCTGGACCTGGTGGAGTATCTGCTGGAGTGCTGCAGTGCTCCCGTTGAGGTCGGGGGGTCGGTGAACTTTGACGGGGAGACCATAGAGGGAGCGCCCCCCCTCTGGGCTGCCTCAGCGGCGGGTCACCTGAAAGTGGTCCAGTCCCTGCTGGGTCACGGAGCTTCTGTCAACAGCACGACCCTCACCAACTCGACACCCCTCAGGGCAGCCTGCTTTGACGGCCACCTGGACATTGTGAAATACCTGGTGGAGCACAAAGCTGACCTGGAGGTGGCTAACAGGCATGGCCACACGTGTCTAATGATTTCCTGCTACAAGGGCCACAAAGAGATAGCGCAATACCTGCTGGAGAAAGGAGCAGATGTCAACAGGAAAAGCGTGAAAG GCAACACAGCGCTGCACGACTGTGCCGAGTCGGGCAGCCTGGAGATCATGCGAATGCTGCTGCAGTACGGTGCAACCATGGAGCAGGATGGCTACGGCATGACACCCCTTCTTTCTGCCAGTGTTACGGGCCACACGAACATCGTAGACTACCTGACAACGCACCAGCAG ACGAGCCCCACGGAACGCATTGATGCCTTGGAGCTCTTGGGAGCTACATTTGTAGACAAGAAGCGAGATCTGCTTGGAGCTTTAAAATATTGGAAAAGAGCCATGGATCTCCGATACGTGGACAGTAACAACATTGTCCATAAACCAGAACCGAAGCAGCTGATCATGGCTTATGACTACGCCAGAGAG GTCACAAACGGAGAAGAGCTGGATGGGCTGATATCTGACCCCGATGAGATGCGCATGCAGGCTCTGCTCATCCGGGAGAGAATCCTCGGCCCACAGCATCCAGACACATCCTACTACATTCGTTACCGAGGTGCAGTCTACGCCGACTCTGGAAACTTTGAGCGCTGCATCAATCTGTGGAAATATGCACTGGACATGCAGCAGAACAACCTGGACCCCCTCAGCCCCATGACGGCCTCCAGCCTGCTGTCATTCGCCGAGCTCTTCTCCTTCATGCTGCAGGACAGGGCCAAGGGGCTCCTGGGGACGTCGGTGTCCTTTGAGGACCTGATGGGGATCCTGACCAAGAGTGTGCTGGAGATCGAGCGAGCTGTTAAACAAAGTGGACCGATGCCTCCCGATCCTGCTCAGCTCAGCAAGGCTCTCTCAATTATCCTGCACCTCATTTGTCTTTTAGAGAAGGTGCCATGTACTTCAGAGCAGGACCATTTCAAGAAGGAAACCATCTatag GTTCCTGAAGCTCCAGCCATGTGGTAAGAACGGCTACAGCCCGCTACACCTGGCTGTCGACCGCAACACCACCTGTGTGGGCCGCTATCCTGTCTGCAAGTTCCCTTCCCTAACGGTGGCCTCGATCCTCCTTGAGTGTGGGGCAGATGTTAACAGCCGAGACGAAGATGACAACAG CCCCCTCCACATAGCTGCATCCAACGGCCACCCTGACATCATGAACCTGTTGATTTCCTGCGGGACTCACTTTGACAGCACCAACGCCTTCAAACAAACAGCCTGCGACCTCCTGGACGAGAAGGAGCTGGCCAGGAATGTGATCCAGCCCATCAACCACACCACGCTGCAGTGCCTCGCTGCCAGGGCCATCATTAAGCACAACCTCGACTATCGGGGAAACATTCCCGAGAAGCTAGAAGCCTTCGTCTTGCTCCACAGATAG